Proteins from one Malaya genurostris strain Urasoe2022 chromosome 2, Malgen_1.1, whole genome shotgun sequence genomic window:
- the LOC131428880 gene encoding uncharacterized protein LOC131428880, protein MEESNCIACQRPDSADDMVQCDQCDGWRHYTCAGVDSNIVDRSWRCCDCTSGQNADGASLNSGSSRSSAISTLSVSLSQLVERQRLEKTRVELEMQRRHLDEQQRLIDKAIGEDETGSHRSGAALHNEMVSFSSSKSAKRRAVPLPGTPRSAPPMVSIPLTVLKPSTSRALKGMKSSSALLELRNRVEQCEQRANPTPEQLSALQEQLEACRSLLEGFKSVAETTDPVGQMDSTKQLKKLPKPATSQSRLEKQISACSEYSRMLPAVAEGERVQSKQRSEAIPVEESESMHGSSSMNSVCQAGMPSVSQAIASNEMRSSEIDPPESVHRDQVFPPRVSNYPTQQQLAARQSLAKDLPRFSGDPADWPIFISNYRYTTEACGFTDGENMLRLLRCLCGPALETVRSRLVLPAAVPQVIETLRMRFGRPELLINALLRKVRDIPAPRSDRLEGLIDFGMAVQALCDHIEAANERAHLSNPSLLQELVAKLPVDQRMMWAGYKRNFQLVDLKTFGDYMTSVVQDASSVVTYEHEPRRTNVRDRPKSKGFVNTHAMDGASKDGSASSSATGAIKQFDCAHCSKAGHRVRECSSFKSLSVDDRWRRVRALGLCQNCLFSHGRRACRGRKICDIDGCQFRHHPLLHSRNGPPRAPASSTIIAENHTHRLSTSSTLFRIIPVTVHCKNVSINTFAFLDEGSDLTLVENELAELLNLRGDPQPLCLRWTGNTSRVEKESQRVSLEIAGVGQDKRQKLVNARTVENLGLPCQSFQIEEAAIKYAHLKGIPVSSYQNARPRILIGIDNLRLSVPLKVREGDGTGPIAAKTRLGWCVYGPRGSVIKESYNFHVRKCDCDDELHDTVKQFFEVEAVGVRPTEVPLAKEDHRALMLLEVTTRRVANRFETGLLWKQDHVEFPDSYIMAVRRLECLERRMDRDPVLKESLHRQIREYETKQYAHKATAVEMESADPRKVWYLPIGAVTNPKKPGKVRVIWDAAARVDGVSLNSALLKGPDLLSSLPAVLIRFRRYRVAVSSDIQEMFHQIRIRDEDKNSQRFLWRNSPSEKPTIYLMDVATFGSTCSPASAQFVKNRNAQQHAEQYPEASKAIIGDHYVDDYLASFGSEEMAAKISSEVRYVHGNGGFNLHNWRSNSNKVLEELGEVSTETEKLLNLADGVTTERVLGMLWSPVTDELGFSTQMSDEVQTLIRTATRPTKRQVLRCVMTLFDPLGLLSPFIIHGKILIQDLWREGTEWDEQVGELIYAKWLRWLKMIDFIAEIRISRCYFPRAVEKTYQCTEMHVFVDASEGAYSSAVYLRTLKDNGEPQCSLIAAKSKVAPLKPWSIPKLELQACVLGMRLSKFVKENIDVPVSKIIFWTDSRTALAWINADPRNYRQFVSFRVSEILEDTAKSDWRWVPSKSNPADEATKWGSGPYFNRSSKWFHGPQFLCLPDAEWPCSEKSIPATTEELRASVLHHCSFEPTIKFDRFSSWERLQRVTAYVLRFLRNIAKKQEQCTGHLQQSELKAAEQTILKLVQRETYPDEIAALSNRAPNETGQEIIGKNSSIYRMMPVLDENGVLRERGRIGAAKQVSYDIRYPVILPRKHHVTELLVNRFHHFYRHGNAETIVNEIRQQYVIPRLRLVVKKVGRECQFCKVRRARPSIPPMAPLPPVRLAHHERAFTYTGVDYFGPLLVKQGRSNVERWVALFTCLTTRAVHLEIAFTLSTESCISCVRRFVGRRGPPVEFFSDNGTNFQGADRVLQHQISQGLSATFTSTNTKWNFIPPGAPHMGGAWERLVQSVKAAMAEAYSEGKLDDEGLQTLVVEAESIVNSRPLTYLPLESDESEALTPNHFLLLSSSGIKRENDNDTVLNQSSELVRRKILGDSWELIQRQLDVFWNRWLVEYLPIIRRQSKWFDETPTLKSGDLVMVVDPSKRSGWERGRIIRMIQHPDGRALR, encoded by the exons ATGGAGGAATCTAATTGTATTGCCTGCCAACGACCAGATAGTGCCGACGATATGGTCCAGTGCGACCAATGTGACGGATGGCGCCATTACACATGTGCCGGTGTTGATTCCAACATAGTGGACCGGTCATGGCGGTGCTGTGATTGCACAAGCGGACAAAATGCAGACGGTGCTTCGCTGAATAGTGGATCCAGTCGTTCCAGTGCAATATCGACGTTATCCGTCAGCTTGAGCCAGCTGGTGGAAAGGCAGCGGTTGGAAAAAACACGTGTTGAGTTGGAAATGCAAcgtcgccatcttgatgagcagCAACGATTGATAGATAAAGCGATTGGAGAAGATGAAACCGGCAGCCATCGCAGCGGTGCTGCGTTGCACAATGAAATggtatcgttttcatcgagtaaGTCGGCGAAACGTCGTGCAGTACCGTTACCAGGTACACCCAGATCAGCACCACCAATGGTATCAATCCCCTTAACAGTGCTGAAACCGTCTACTTCCCGTGCATTGAAAGGTATGAAAAGTTCTAGTGCTTTGTTGGAACTCAGGAACCGCGTTGAGCAGTGCGAACAGCGCGCCAACCCGACACCTGAACAACTTTCGGCGCTGCAAGAACAGCTGGAAGCGTGTCGTAGCTTATTGGAGGGATTTAAGTCCGTAGCAGAAACCACCGATCCTGTTGGTCAAATGGATTCAACTAAGCAGCTGAAGAAACTACCAAAGCCAGCGACGAGCCAGTCGCGCTTGGAGAAGCAGATCAGCGCCTGTTCAGAATACAGTCGGATGTTACCTGCCGTAGCGGAGGGTGAACGAGTTCAATCTAAACAACGTTCCGAAGCGATTCCAGTGGAGGAAAGTGAATCGATGCATGGTAGCTCGTCAATGAACTCGGTATGCCAAGCTGGCATGCCGTCGGTAAGTCAAGCGATTGCATCAAATGAAATGCGTTCCAGTGAAATAGATCCCCCAG AAAGTGTGCATCGAGATCAAGTGTTTCCCCCTCGAGTTTCGAATTATCCCACACAGCAGCAATTAGCAGCACGGCAGTCTCTGGCTAAGGATCTTCCCCGCTTTTCTGGTGATCCTGCGGATTGGCCGATCTTCATTTCGAACTATCGATACACGACTGAAGCCTGCGGTTTCACGGATGGTGAAAATATGCTTCGTTTGCTGCGGTGTTTATGTGGACCTGCATTGGAAACGGTACGCAGTCGGCTGGTGCTACCAGCGGCAGTACCTCAAGTTATTGAGACTCTTCGTATGCGGTTTGGCCGTCCAGAATTGTTGATTAACGCTCTTCTACGCAAAGTTCGAGACATTCCGGCTCCAAGATCGGACCGATTGGAAGGTCTTATCGATTTCGGAATGGCAGTACAAGCTTTATGTGACCACATCGAAGCTGCGAATGAACGCGCTCATTTATCGAATCCCTCGCTTTTGCAAGAACTCGTTGCGAAGCTTCCTGTGGATCAAAGGATGATGTGGGCAGGATACAAGCGAAATTTTCAGCTTGTCGACTTAAAAACTTTCGGTGATTACATGACGTCGGTTGTGCAAGATGCATCAAGCGTAGTAACCTACGAGCATGAACCGAGAAGAACCAATGTACGCGATCGCCCGAAGAGTAAAGGTTTCGTGAATACTCATGCAATGGATGGCGCTTCTAAAGACGGTAGTGCGAGTAGTTCTGCGACAGGCGCAATTAAACAATTCGATTGTGCGCACTGTAGCAAGGCTGGTCATCGAGTACGTGAATGTAGTTCTTTCAAATCATTGAGTGTAGATGATCGTTGGAGGAGAGTTCGAGCATTGGGTCTTTGTCAGAACTGTTTGTTTAGTCATGGACGTAGAGCTTGCCGTGGACGAAAAATTTGCGATATTGATGGTTGTCAGTTTCGTCATCATCCACTGCTTCATTCGCGCAACGGCCCCCCAAGGGCACCGGCATCGAGTACTATAATAGCAGAGAATCATACTCATCGTCTCTCGACTTCGTCAACGTTGTTTCGAATAATTCCGGTAACCGTACACTGTAAGAACGTTTCAATTAATACGTTCGCCTTTCTGGACGAGGGATCTGATTTGACGCTGGTGGAGAATGAATTGGCTGAACTACTGAATTTGCGTGGCGATCCGCAACCTCTGTGTCTTCGTTGGACGGGAAATACTTCCCGTGTGGAGAAGGAATCGCAACGAGTTTCTCTCGAGATCGCTGGTGTAGGACAAGACAAACGACAGAAGCTGGTGAATGCTAGAACCGTTGAAAATCTTGGTCTTCCATGTCAGAGTTTCCAGATCGAAGAAGCGGCAATAAAATATGCGCACTTGAAGGGAATTCCTGTCAGCAGCTACCAGAACGCTAGACCACGAATTCTTATAGGCATCGACAACCTACGATTATCTGTACCGCTAAAAGTGAGAGAAGGAGATGGAACAGGACCGATTGCAGCGAAAACCAGGTTAGGCTGGTGTGTTTACGGTCCGCGAGGAAGTGTTATAAAAGAGTCCTACAATTTTCATGTGCGAAAGTGCGATTGCGATGATGAGCTTCACGATACTGTTAAGCAGTTTTTCGAAGTTGAAGCAGTTGGGGTGagaccgactgaggttccgTTGGCGAAAGAGGACCATCGAGCATTGATGTTATTAGAAGTTACCACGCGACGAGTTGCGAATCGTTTCGAAACAGGTTTGTTGTGGAAACAAGACCACGTAGAATTCCCAGACAGCTATATTATGGCAGTGCGTAGACTCGAGTGCCTCGAGCGAAGAATGGATCGCGATCCGGTGTTGAAAGAGAGTCTTCACCGGCAAATACGCGAATATGAAACAAAGCAATATGCACACAAAGCTACAGCAGTAGAAATGGAATCAGCGGATCCAAGAAAAGTTTGGTATCTCCCGATAGGAGCAGTAACAAACCCGAAGAAACCAGGGAAAGTTCGTGTCATTTGGGACGCAGCCGCTAGAGTCGATGGAGTCTCGCTCAACAGCGCCCTTCTCAAAGGCCCTGATCTACTGTCGTCGCTCCCTGCAGTATTAATTCGCTTTCGACGGTATAGAGTGGCAGTGAGTTCGGATATCCAAGAAATGTTCCATCAAATCCGAATCCGAGACGAAGATAAGAATTCCCAGCGTTTCTTGTGGCGTAACAGTCCATCTGAGAAGCCAACGATTTATTTAATGGACGTTGCAACATTCGGTAGCACCTGCTCGCCGGCCTCGGCGCAGTTCGTCAAGAATCGAAACGCACAGCAACATGCGGAACAGTATCCTGAAGCATCGAAGGCGATCATTGGTGATCATTATGTCGACGATTATCTGGCAAGTTTTGGATCGGAGGAGATGGCGGCGAAAATATCGAGTGAAGTACGCTACGTTCATGGCAACGGAGGTTTCAACCTGCACAATTGGCGATCGAACAGTAATAAAGTTCTCGAAGAGCTTGGTGAGGTATCAACCGAAACAGAGAAACTGCTGAACCTGGCGGATGGCGTAACGACCGAAAGAGTGTTGGGTATGCTTTGGAGTCCAGTAACGGATGAGCTGGGATTTTCTACCCAAATGAGTGACGAAGTGCAAACGCTGATTCGTACAGCAACACGACCAACGAAGAGACAAGTGTTACGATGCGTCATGACACTGTTCGATCCTCTTGGATTGCTTTCGCCGTTCATCATCCACGGAAAGATTTTGATTCAGGACCTGTGGCGCGAAGGTACTGAATGGGACGAGCAAGTCGGTGAATTAATCTACGCAAAGTGGCTGAGGTGGCTAAAAATGATTGATTTCATTGCGGAGATTAGAATTTCTAGATGTTACTTCCCTCGTGCAGTAGAAAAGACTTACCAGTGTACGGAAATGCATGTGTTTGTTGACGCAAGCGAAGGAGCATATTCGAGTGCAGTCTATCTACGCACTCTCAAAGATAACGGAGAACCACAGTGTAGTCTCATCGCAGCTAAATCGAAAGTCGCTCCTTTGAAACCATGGTCGATTCCAAAGCTTGAGTTGCAGGCCTGTGTTCTGGGCATGCGCCTGTCCAAATTCGTTAAGGAGAATATCGATGTTCCTGTctctaaaataattttctggACCGATTCCAGAACCGCACTGGCCTGGATCAACGCTGACCCCCGTAACTATCGACAGTTCGTGTCCTTCAGAGTGAGTGAGATACTGGAAGATACAGCCAAAAGTGATTGGCGTTGGGTACCATCCAAATCGAACCCTGCAGACGAGGCAACGAAATGGGGAAGCGGGCCGTATTTCAACAGAAGTAGTAAGTGGTTTCATGGACCGCAATTTCTATGTCTTCCGGACGCTGAATGGCCTTGCTCGGAAAAATCGATACCGGCTACAACAGAAGAACTGCGCGCATCTGTTCTGCATCATTGTTCGTTCGAGCCTACAATTAAATTTGATCGTTTTTCCTCCTGGGAGAGATTGCAACGTGTGACAGCATACGTATTACGATTTCTACGGAATATAGCTAAGAAGCAGGAGCAGTGCACGGGACACCTTCAACAGtcagaactgaaagcagctgagcAGACTATTCTCAAGTTAGTGCAACGCGAAACCTACCCGGACGAGATAGCAGCTTTATCAAACAGAGCGCCGAACGAAACCGGACAAGAAATCATCGGAAAGAACAGTTCCATCTACCGTATGATGCCAGTACTTGACGAAAATGGTGTGCTGAGAGAACGAGGCAGAATCGGAGCAGCGAAACAAGTTTCGTACGACATCCGTTATCCCGTGATCCTTCCAAGAAAGCATCATGTCACCGAACTTCTGGTGAATAGATTTCATCACTTCTATCGTCACGGTAACGCCGAAACAATCGTCAACGAAATTCGTCAACAGTACGTCATTCCGCGGCTTCGATTGGTTGTCAAGAAAGTTGGGCGCGAGTGTCAGTTCTGCAAAGTTCGTAGAGCTCGACCGAGTATTCCTCCAATGGCACCGTTACCACCTGTTCGCCTGGCCCACCATGAACGAGCTTTCACCTATACAGGTGTGGATTATTTTGGACCATTGTTGGTTAAACAAGGTAGATCCAATGTTGAAAGATGGGTTGCATTGTTCACCTGTTTAACGACTCGAGCTGTACACCTGGAAATAGCATTCACATTATCAACAGAATCCTGCATATCTTGCGTTCGCCGTTTTGTCGGTAGGCGAGGACCACCGGTCGAGTTCTTCAGTGATAATGGGACTAATTTCCAAGGAGCTGATCGAGTCCTACAGCACCAGATAAGCCAGGGACTGTCCGCAACGTTCACGAGTACCAACACGAAGTGGAACTTCATACCACCGGGCGCACCTCACATGGGTGGCGCGTGGGAACGCTTAGTACAGTCCGTCAAAGCTGCTATGGCTGAAGCGTATTCCGAGGGGAAACTTGATGATGAGGGGCTACAGACGCTGGTCGTGGAGGCTGAAAGCATAGTAAATTCAAGGCCTCTGACCTATCTACCGCTTGAATCTGATGAATCTGAAGCACTGACGCCGAACCATTTCTTGCTGTTAAGTTCGAGCGGAATTAAACGAGAAAACGATAACGACACTGTACTGAATCAGTCCAGTGAACTAGTCCGACGAAAAATCCTGGGGGATTCTTGGGAACTAATTCAGCGTCAGTTGGATGTGTTCTGGAATCGCTGGTTGGTAGAATACTTACCGATTATTCGCCGGCAGTCTAAATGGTTCGACGAGACACCGACATTGAAATCTGGTGACTTGGTAATGGTGGTAGATCCATCGAAAAGAAGTGGATGGGAACGTGGGCGGATCATCCGTATGATACAGCACCCGGATGGAAGGGCTCTGCGATGA